The genomic window TGGACACCACCACGTACGAGCAGACCCACGTCGCGGCGGATGCCATCGGGGACAGCGCGCGGTGGATCAAGGAGTCCGACACCATCGAGGTGCTCGACTACGAAGGCCGGATCGTCGGGGTCGAGTTACCGGCGTCGGTGACCCTCGAGGTGACCCAGACCGAACCCGGCGTCGCCGGCAACACGGTGCAGAACGCCACGAAACCGGCGACGCTCGAGACCGGCGTGGTCGTGCAGGTACCGCTGTTCATCAACGAGGGCGAGCGCATCAGGGTCGACACCCGCAGCGGCGAGTACCAGTCGCGGGCGTGACCGACACCCCCGGGCAGCGACCTCACACGTTCCAACCAGCGGTCGCCCGTCGGCGCGCGCTCGACGTGCTGTTCGAGGCAGACGTCCGGCGCGAGCACCCCGTCGACACGCTCCAGCGGTTCCGAAGTGATGAGGATCCTGCGCTCGACCCGTTCGGTCGCGACCTCGTGCGGGGCGTCGGTGA from Actinomycetota bacterium includes these protein-coding regions:
- the efp gene encoding elongation factor P; the protein is MVSTNNLKNGMTLIVDDNLMQVVEFQHVKPGKGGAFVRTKLRNVESGKVLDKTFRAGEDVPQAIIQKKELQYLYNDGQHLVFMDTTTYEQTHVAADAIGDSARWIKESDTIEVLDYEGRIVGVELPASVTLEVTQTEPGVAGNTVQNATKPATLETGVVVQVPLFINEGERIRVDTRSGEYQSRA